One window of Balearica regulorum gibbericeps isolate bBalReg1 chromosome 10, bBalReg1.pri, whole genome shotgun sequence genomic DNA carries:
- the RAB7A gene encoding ras-related protein Rab-7a, translating to MTSRKKVLLKVIILGDSGVGKTSLMNQYVNKKFSNQYKATIGADFLTKEVMVDDRLVTMQIWDTAGQERFQSLGVAFYRGADCCVLVFDVTAPNTFKTLDSWRDEFLIQASPRDPENFPFVVLGNKIDLENRQVTTKRAQAWCYSKNNIPYFETSAKEAINVEQAFQTIARNALKQETEVELYNEFPEPIKLDKNDRVKASAESCSC from the exons ATGACTTCTAGGAAGAAAGTGTTACTGAAAGTCATCATCCTCGGAGACTCTGG GGTGGGGAAGACATCGCTTATGAACCAGTATGTGAACAAGAAATTCAGTAACCAATACAAGGCTACGATAGGCGCAGACTTCCTGACAAAAGAGGTCATGGTGGATGACAGGCTAGTGACAATGCAG ATATGGGATACAGCAGGACAAGAACGATTTCAGTCTCTGGGAGTTGCCTTCTACAGGGGAGCAGACTGCTGTGTGCTGGTGTTTGATGTCACGGCCCCCAACACATTCAAAACCCTAGACAGCTGGAGGGACGAATTCCTCATTCAGGCCAGTCCAAGGGATCCTGAGAACTTTCCTTTTGTTGTGCTGGGAAACAAGATTGACCTAGAAAACAGACAA GTCACCACAAAACGGGCACAAGCCTGGTGCTACAGTAAAAACAACATCCCCTACTTTGAAACCAGTGCCAAGGAGGCCATTAACGTGGAACAAGCTTTCCAGACGATTGCACGAAACGCACTTAAACAG GAAACCGAAGTGGAGCTTTACAATGAATTCCCCGAACCCATCAAACTAGACAAGAATGACCGAGTGAAGGCTTCTGCGgaaagctgcagctgctga